One window of Mesorhizobium loti R88b genomic DNA carries:
- a CDS encoding invasion associated locus B family protein, with the protein MLKKLVLLVPALMALAATPALQDAVAATPAQTTDQPPAPADATAVAGAPDLTTATFGDWVVRCGLTEAAQGQPGRKNCEVVQNIMVQGQSAPFAQIAFGKLTQDAPLYFTAVVPVSISLPSTIRISADKSEAQPVEVAYTRCLPTGCFASLQMTDGVLEKWRALSAMGEMTFKTGNGQDATVPISFKGLARALDDFAKQ; encoded by the coding sequence ATGCTCAAGAAACTTGTGTTGCTCGTTCCGGCTCTGATGGCGCTGGCGGCAACGCCTGCGCTACAGGATGCTGTGGCAGCGACGCCAGCCCAGACTACGGATCAGCCGCCAGCGCCCGCCGACGCCACTGCGGTTGCGGGCGCACCTGACCTGACCACCGCCACCTTCGGCGACTGGGTGGTGCGGTGCGGTCTGACGGAGGCGGCTCAGGGCCAGCCTGGCAGGAAGAACTGCGAAGTCGTGCAGAACATCATGGTGCAAGGCCAGTCTGCGCCTTTCGCTCAGATTGCATTTGGCAAACTGACACAAGACGCGCCCTTGTATTTCACGGCCGTCGTGCCCGTGAGCATCTCATTGCCCAGCACAATTCGCATTTCCGCCGACAAGTCTGAAGCTCAACCGGTTGAGGTCGCCTATACGCGCTGCCTGCCAACCGGGTGCTTTGCCAGCTTGCAGATGACTGACGGAGTGCTTGAGAAGTGGCGTGCGCTGTCGGCCATGGGCGAGATGACTTTCAAGACCGGCAATGGACAGGACGCGACGGTACCTATCTCTTTCAAAGGCCTGGCCCGCGCTTTGGACGATTTTGCCAAGCAATGA
- the dusA gene encoding tRNA dihydrouridine(20/20a) synthase DusA: protein MMKNQGHRVAIAPMMDWTDRHCRFFHRQLTSRALLYTEMVVADAVIHGARDRLLGFDVEEHPLALQLGGSDPAKLAEAARIGEAFGYNEINLNVGCPSDRVQSGTFGACLMKVPDLVANCVAAMKASVTIPVTVKCRIGVDEQDPEPALDALADGVFNAGADALWVHARKAWLEGLSPKENRDIPPLDYNRVYRLKARKPNEFIGINGGIQSLEEARAHLDHVDGAMLGRAAYHTPGILAGADAAFYGAPSEAFDFAALIDTMADYAARHIEQGGRLGHVTRHMVGLFHGLPGARRYRQILSTDANRPGAGPDVLKTAFAAVDFGGRAAEAA, encoded by the coding sequence ATGATGAAAAATCAAGGTCATAGAGTGGCCATAGCGCCCATGATGGACTGGACGGACCGGCATTGCCGGTTCTTCCATCGCCAGCTGACGAGCCGTGCGTTGCTCTATACCGAGATGGTGGTGGCCGACGCGGTCATTCACGGCGCGCGCGATCGGCTGCTTGGTTTCGACGTTGAGGAGCATCCGCTCGCCCTGCAGCTCGGCGGCTCCGATCCGGCAAAACTTGCCGAGGCGGCGCGCATCGGCGAGGCGTTCGGCTATAACGAGATCAATCTCAATGTCGGCTGTCCGTCCGATCGCGTCCAGTCGGGCACGTTCGGCGCCTGCCTGATGAAGGTGCCCGACCTTGTCGCGAACTGTGTCGCGGCAATGAAAGCATCCGTGACGATTCCCGTCACCGTCAAATGCCGCATCGGCGTCGACGAACAGGATCCCGAGCCGGCGCTCGATGCGCTGGCGGACGGGGTCTTCAACGCCGGCGCCGACGCCTTGTGGGTGCATGCGCGCAAGGCGTGGCTGGAAGGGCTGAGCCCCAAGGAAAACCGCGATATCCCGCCGCTCGACTACAACAGGGTCTATCGGCTGAAGGCCAGAAAACCAAACGAATTCATTGGCATCAATGGCGGCATTCAGTCGCTTGAAGAGGCGCGGGCGCATCTTGATCACGTCGACGGCGCCATGCTTGGCCGTGCTGCTTATCACACGCCAGGCATTCTGGCGGGGGCGGATGCCGCCTTCTACGGCGCCCCATCCGAGGCGTTCGATTTCGCCGCGCTGATCGACACGATGGCGGATTATGCGGCACGCCATATCGAGCAGGGTGGCCGGCTCGGCCATGTCACCCGCCATATGGTCGGACTGTTCCACGGATTGCCGGGTGCGCGCCGCTACCGCCAGATCCTGTCGACCGACGCAAACCGGCCCGGTGCCGGGCCCGACGTGCTGAAGACGGCTTTCGCGGCCGTCGATTTTGGCGGAAGGGCCGCCGAAGCGGCCTGA